The sequence below is a genomic window from Falco rusticolus isolate bFalRus1 chromosome 8, bFalRus1.pri, whole genome shotgun sequence.
ACACCATGTGGAAAGATGAAGGTAGAACTGAGCAAGTAGCTGTGCCAGTGTGCAAAGGAGCAGGGCGAAAACAGAGCCCGTGGTAAGCGCCTACACGGACAGGAAAGAGGGAGGATGTGGGGCGGGTGAGAGGGCATGATGGAATGCGCAGAAAAGCCAGTAGTAACACGTACGGTCGGTGGCAGGAGGTTGCATTGTGTAATGCTGACGGTTTATATTGTGTAATGCTGATGGTTCTCAGGAACATGAGTGTGTCCAGAGGATTTTAAGGACAGAGAGGCTTTTCCATCCCAAGTAAGGCATCCCATCCCAAGAGGAGCTTCTCCATCTCCAGAGGGAGGCTCTCCATCCCATGCGGGGACCGTGGATGCCAAGGCTGGCTCAGCTGCCACCTGGCCAGCTTTCCATGGGGAGGAGCTCACTGGGACggctgtggcagggagcaaAGCCTTCGAACGCCAACCTCTCGGCGAGACGCCTTCTAAACTTCAAATCCAGACGTTCCACCCGTTTCACTCTTTGACACCCTCTCCCCTAAagttaaatttactttttcagaGAAGCGCAGCCGTGGGTCTTCCTTTCCATGCCTGCCAGCGGTGTTTAAAACCACGACGTGCCCAACACTGGGGAACCCACCCGCGGCTCCCTTGGGATGCCGGACCCCAGTTACAAACCCTGGCGGCGAGAACGCCCTCGGCGGGGGTGAGCCACCGCCGGCGCGGCCTGCCGGCACAACGCGGCCTTAGCGCGGCTGCAGAGGGGCCCGGGGCCGagggggcagcgcgggggccCGGGGCCGAGGCGGCGGCCGCGCCACAGCTCCGCGGGTCACCGCTGGTGGCGGAATTGAGCGGCATTTTGGCCAGGGCCGGGCCAAACGAGGGCAACCCCCCGTGCCCTGGCTCCGGCCTAACACGGAGCGTCTGAACCTGCTTGCTAACggcttaaaaacaaacacacaaaaaagcccaaaccccaaacacttgAGGTTTTACGCGCGCGGTGGCAGGTTTGAGCGCCcgacccccccgccgggccccaGCTGCCGCAGAACCCAGAAAACGCcgcgggcgcgggggcggccTCAGGCGGGGCCGCGTAATggcggcagcgcccgccccgcccctgaCGCCGCAGCCGCGCCCGCCCCGTCCCTACGGTGGCCGCGGGGAGGCCGGCGGCGGCGCGTTGCTCTCCCGCTCCGCGGCCGGCCCGGGCAGGCGGCGAGGcgagcgcggcggggcggcggcgaTGTCCGAGCGGCGCCAGGCCCGGCGAGGCCCCAGCCCGCCCTTCCGCCGGCAGAgcgggcgccgggccgggccctgAGCCGCCCGCGGCCCGGGAGCGGGGTAGCCCCGCGCCAGGCGCTGAGGAGCCGGCGAGGCCCGGAGCTGCCCCGGCTGAGGATGGGGATCCTCTTCACCAGGATATGGAGGCTGTTCAACCACCAGGGTGAgggccggcggccgggccggggcgcggggcctGAGGGCCGTGGCCGGCGGGGCGAGGGGCCGGTCCCGGGGCCACGgcgggggctggcggcgggggcgggggggcgctgCCTCGGCCCgggccgcgggggggcggccgggaggctcggggcggggtggggggctgcgtTTAACCCTTTATTCCTCTTTATTCCCTCCCTGGGTGGCTGGGGAGCGCGTTCCCCGGCAGGGGGGTGCCGTGCACCGGCGGGCGGCGTAGCGCGGAGTTTCGTCTTCAGGCGCCTTAACGCCTCAGCGCCGCCGTGACGGGGCCGAGTGCGCCCGGCGGCGGCTGAGGCGATACCCGCGGTGTCGGGCCCTCGGTATCGGGCAAATCCCCGGCGAGGGAGCGAATGTTATTTATAAGTTCCCTTGTTAACGCCCGTCGCCCTGCGGGAAGGGCTGCGGGGGCTGTAACTCGTAACGCGTTTGCAGGGGCTTTAGGTCTGGTTTGGAGTGGGCTGGGGCGCTCACGCCTGCACGCCCCGAGCGTGTGCCCGTTAACGTCGAGCGCAAATACAACAACGTGTTTTTGTCTTGTAGCGTCCAGCCCAAGGTTCTCTGTAGCTTCTGTTGCACCTGATTTCCTAACATCCATACGCTGGCAGCGTCACACCAGAAACAAAAGTTCCTAGTTATGTGGGGTCAGGTAAGCAGACATTTTTACAATATTGTGCAGTTATGCAAAGTTATTAAAACTGGAGTTTGTATTTGATGGTATGTAAGACAACTCTGCAAAACCACACAATattgataaaattaaaaccaagaaCACCCCGCTTACCTGACCCCTGTCCCTTCCCGCTCTCCTCCGTGACAGATCAATGCGAGCGTACTTTGCCAGCAGAAGGAATTGATCTCTGGTCATCTGAAGCTTGGGCAGGTTTATAATGGCTTTTTGTCGCCCTTGCGgactgctggggagggggggaaggaagcCCCTTCGCACAAAGCTTTTACTTGCGTGAATAGTCCTGTTGAGGCCAAGGTTATTTGTGCAAGTCAAAGTTGCGTAACCTAGCTGAGAGCAGGCAGCGCTCGCTGGCCCTGTAATCATAAATCTCAATATGCCCGACAAGACCCGCTGTAGAATTCAAATTCAATTTTGTGACGTATAGGAAAGAAGGTGCTAAATAGAAACAATAATGGATTCAGACACTGAGCTCCAAAATGTGTTCGTGTATGTGTCAGAGTAGTTTTGTGTAGCACTCCTTGGTTCATCTAAAACTAAGTGGGTGAATGCATACTGTAAAATACTCGTCAGCAGAACTGTTCGCTGGGTTCCAAGCCTGCTGAAGGGAAAAGAGGACACTGAGGGAGACAGGTGGATTGCCCTGCTGATGGCGCAGATCAGCATCGTTGTGGTTTTTCACAGCTCTTTGCAAAGAGATTAAGGTGTTGCAGGCCATAATAAAAGTGCGGCCTTGGAAATGAACATTTAACATGTGTAAGCATGTGTtctggagagctgctgtggtTGGGGGGAATAGAGAATACAGTCTGTTACAATCCACAAAAATGTGTGGAAGCTTGGGAGAGAATTCCAGCGTGAGATTGCGCTAGCacttcagagaaggaaaagtccACATGTAATCTCTCAGAAATCGTTCCTGTAGATGTGTAGATGGGGAAAAATGGACAGTTGCTTACCTACTCGGAACAGCACATGGGTTTGTACACCTCCACAGACAAACGAGCAAAAGCTCTTCGCCTGTGAAATGCGGCACCTGAAGTTTGGCAGTATTTGCTTAGGGAATCGGTCTAAAACGCAACGCTAACCTTGTTTCATAACACAGTTGTTATCGTGATGGCAAAGTTAACTATGTGGCTTACtagtgatatttttatttcagagcacAAGGTAATCATTGTTGGCCTGGATAATGCAGGAAAAACGACCATTCTTTATCAATTGTAAGTATGAACCACAGAGATGTCTCATGTATCGCGAGGTGTGCATCGTATATATTACTCTGACTTGTGGCTGCTTTCCTTGTTAGTTTTTCCTTTGAGAGCATTACACTGAAGATTGAAGTATAGGTGGCGGTGGGTCAGAGTGTGTGTTTAGAGTTTGGAAAGGTCTCCGTTTTGCCTGGTATATCAAGAAGGTTTTGTCCAGAGCTTTTGTTTATCAGATTATGTTGCTATTACCACTTAATCACAACTGCCTTTGGTGTCACCGTGTAGACTGTTTGCCAGCTCCATAAAATATGATTACATTGAGGGTTAGCCACAGGACAGTGCTGCTGAACTGATCCACGCTGCAGCATGTAAATACCAAACAAATTGTTTGGTGAGTGGCAAAGCAGTGGAGCCTGACCTCTCCCTGCCATGACTCGTGTCCTGTCTCCCAAGACATACTTTCGTGTCATTTGTGGTATGGGATGAAGGAGGAAGGCTGAGCGCTGGCTGaacccagggcagcacagctccaTCGGTGGCAGCCCATGCTGTCATGCAGCTTCTGCCTTTAGTAGTGGCATCGACTTGTGTTTGTATTGCATTAACCCTGCGGCTGGTGTACATGAAACTTGTGTGAGCCTTGTATCTCTGGTCCTCAGCTGCATTTTGATAAAAGGGTGCGGATTCATCTGCAAGCTCAGAAGCTTCTAGGTGGGACAGGCGACTCAAGGTCTGTTTGTAACAGAAACAGATTTGCAGTTTCTCACGTGAAGTAGTCTGGTATTAGGAAGTGTTCCTGAGTGAGTATCAGATATAATTCCTGTTAAGTGATATGGCTGTACTGGTCTAACCCTACACTTGAAATACgctttattaaaatgtttgggttttgtcaAATTGTGatctgcttttgcctttctgaaatgtgaaactTGGGCAGCATTTCCAGCCTCTTATGCCCTAGCACACTCGGCAGAGAAAGTGAAAAGATGAAATTGGTTGTTGTTATTTAAATCGGGAGtgagagattttaaaaagcataaatagaatgaagaatatttttcaagactagtaactgctgcagctgagggcCATCCTTGGTGCATTTTAATGCTGCCTGTGTCTTTCCACTTCCTTCACAAATGTCTCATGATTCTTCTTATCTTATTTCTGCAgtctcagtgttttcttttcccttttgtacAGTGGATCTCCGTatgcctccttttctttcatacCCTTTTTAGCTCCACAGGacttccccttctctcttcttGTATTCCCCTGTTCGCCACTGTGTGAGAGCTGTCCCCTGTTAGTCCTGCTTGACTGCTGAAACCCTGCCTCCATCTGTGCATAtcccatttttcctcttcacgTTTCTTAGTGGTAGATAAGTGTTCTGAGCGTGAATTAACTCGTTGAACCCTTTTTGTGTGAGATGGATAGAGATAACTAGTGGGATGGCTAGCGTTGGTTAGTGTACTGGTTGTTTCTTTGGTATCAGAGGGAGTCACAGCAGACATTGGAGTGGTGATTCTTCTGACAGATTGCAGCAGCTCCACAGACATTTCATTTTGCCCTGTTCTTCTACTCAGATGTCTTCCCTCCCCTTGGGTAGCACTGGGATTTTGTGATCCAGTGTTCTAGAAATGCCATTAAGCTTCACGCTCACCTTGTTTcactggggaggaggaaaaaacccacttatCGTATTGCAAATTGTGAGGTGCCAGCAGCTAGAATGTGAAAGGCTGCAGGTGCAGCCAAGGAAAGGGGTCTCGTGATAAGTCTCTTCCAAGCCAGAACTCTGGCAAAACCTGTTCTTTAAATATGGGATCAGCCACAGGCATTTTCTTATGTCAGTGTTACCCTTAGTTTGGTTTTATGGTTTGTTCTTCTAATCAGTCTCTTGTATAGTTGCCTTCAAATGTGTGTGGTGAGAAGGTTGCTTGTTATATGCTGCTAAGACACGGGGTAACTGGGATTCCTTTCCAGAACACAGGACCATCCCTTTATCTCCTTGGTTCTCTGTATCATCAAGTAGTATTCCAGTTATAAGTCTCAAATTGCTGTCACTGTAACTAAAAGCTCTgctaaagcttaaaaaaatgttcatataaaatgaaaaaacatcaATATTATCAGAAGAATTATGTTCTTTGCAAATGGTTGACATTTTTGTTGAAgctacttttaattttttttgcatatccCGCACAGTAAATAATTTGAACTTGAGGAATATCCAGAGAACACATTTGGTTATCACTATTGATGTGAAACTGGTGGTCTTAATGACAAAGTTGCACTACACCTCTAAaacaatatatttcaaatatttaatgtcTGCGCTTGTCTCCAAAAAGCAGTGTTACTGGACTGTGctgaagggagaagagaaggatgtTTGGACATAAAGCAACTGAATTGCGAAGAAAGTATGCTCTCAGGGGCCTGCACTGGAAGGAGAGCAAGATGTAGTGTATTTGGTGCAGCTGGATGATGAGttgtttttctgcagcttcGGAAATCTTGTGGCTTAACCACATTCTTGAAGCAAAACAACTGCTCTCTCCCATGCGTGCCAAAATCggcctggaaaaagaaaagctgactgCTTAAAACAGCTTCTGAAGCAGATATTCTCTCAGCTTTATGATTTAATTAATGGTAATACAGTTTTGTTCATGAATGCTCTCTCAGCTGTATAATTCAATTATTACATAGTTTACAGAGTCCTTTTTTATTGctatctttatttttacttgccTTCTGCTGTCAGACCTTGTCTCCATTTGCTGCATACGGAGTGTTTGCTGTAATTGTCCCACTAAGCTTTCTACCTCGGAGTAACCATCAGGTTTGGGTTTGATGGCAGGAGGTCAGTTTGGAGTCTGGAGGTGCTTGATGTAACGCAGTTAATGTGCCGGTTTTTGCAGTTCCTCACCAAGTCGCTCTCTTCCCTCCGCAGCTCGATGAACGAGGTGGTGCATACCTCACCCACCATAGGCAGTAACGTGGAGGAGATCGTGGTGAACAACACGCGCTTTCTCATGTGGGATATTGGAGGGCAGGAGTCTCTCCGGTCCTCGTGGAACACCTACTATACGAACACAGAGGTGAGAGTGAAGGCCTTGCTGCAAGACACCGTGCAACCACTGCTGGCAGAGGGGGTGCAGCGTGCCAGAGATCTGCACCGGCAGAGGGGGTGCAGCGTGCCAGAGATCTGCACCGGCCACGCTTCCAGAGGGCTGTATTAACTGTGCTTTGAATGTTACCGTAGCTACTGCAGGGTACTcctctgtggatttttttgaagtctTCTCTTTAGCAGGCTGTTGTAAGacttgcttttatattttttatccAAGATGCATAATACGGAGTTGCcattaaaaacagctttttcataAGGATTCTGTGTCTGGGGATCTGCGGCCTTAGGGCAAGTGCTCACTTTGTCTTGGTATTACAGATCCCCAGGTTTACAGGTCCCCTCCTGTGGACCGTGGCTGCTCTGTCTCTGTAGCAGGTACTCTTAAAACCTGTCTTACCCCTCAGGAGTAAGACTGAAAGCCCAAAAGTTTTCTTCCAAGACTGCAGGAGCGCCATCTTGCAAGCTCACATGCTCAATTTACTTAAGCACCCCCAGTAATTTTAAGAACTTCTTAGCGATGAAGTTGCAGCACATACACTGAACTTGAgtaaataatgatttaaatcaGTGTTTCCTGTGTGTTATcaaatgtggttttaaaaaagggttgttttttttaataatcagaTTTGTTCTCCTGCGCTTCCTTGTAAGATGCTATGATGCATAGCTGTGTgtctgcttttgaaatattgagcttatgggtggttgtttttttttaaatcccttgcaaatatttatttgcgTATTAGTATTTGAAGTAGATGGAGAAAGCTGATACAGTTTACCTTTTTAAGGCTGCAAGAAATTACTTGAGAGATCAGCGTGCTGCCTCGGTTATGCtaagcaaagaacaaaaccgGATTTGGGATTACAGAGTAACACTTGCTTTCAGTATaaatttttcacttgaaaatggaaaacaaaaagtcaaaaGATGTGTCAGAGCTATACAAACCACGGCATAAGTTGTAATCCATACCAGTGCTGCGGGTAATCATGCTCTGGCTGGGGGAGGTGTGTCTGGAATAGGATGATATCTGATAATGCAGCTAACTGTCTGGATAATGCCATGGGAACAGTAATCTGTCCTGCTGAAAAATGTGTGGCTGGAAAGATAGTTTGTTCTCCAACTAACAACTCTTCACTTCTTAAAGTTTGTGATAGTTGTTGTGGACAGCACAGACAGAGAGAGAATTTCTGTGACTAAAGAAGAACTGTATAAAATGTTAGCACACGAGGTGAGTAGaccctgttttttctttggtttaatATTTATTGTGGATAAGATCTGGATGTTACGTGTTAAGGGAAGCAGATGTGCATGCTCTTTGTGAAAGCTCCCCCTTACCCTGCAGACAGACCAGAATGGCAGGAGGCCTCTCCAGTGAAGCCCAAGGCAAAGAGCAGCAGTTGTGCTTCCCCAGCTGCGGGTAGTACTGTATCAGAGCTGTCTTGTTCCTGCCAGAGGCTCTGTCTTTTGTGAAGCTCCCAATAAAGCTGTAAATTCATGCTGAATTACTGTAGAGAACTCccacaaaagcagcttttcaacTTGTGAGTGCTACATTGA
It includes:
- the ARL5A gene encoding ADP-ribosylation factor-like protein 5A isoform X2, which produces MGILFTRIWRLFNHQEHKVIIVGLDNAGKTTILYQFSMNEVVHTSPTIGSNVEEIVVNNTRFLMWDIGGQESLRSSWNTYYTNTEDLKKAGLLIFANKQDVKECMTVAEISQFLKLTSIKDHQWHIQACCALTGEGLCQGLEWMMSRLKIR
- the ARL5A gene encoding ADP-ribosylation factor-like protein 5A isoform X1; translated protein: MGILFTRIWRLFNHQEHKVIIVGLDNAGKTTILYQFSMNEVVHTSPTIGSNVEEIVVNNTRFLMWDIGGQESLRSSWNTYYTNTEFVIVVVDSTDRERISVTKEELYKMLAHEDLKKAGLLIFANKQDVKECMTVAEISQFLKLTSIKDHQWHIQACCALTGEGLCQGLEWMMSRLKIR
- the ARL5A gene encoding ADP-ribosylation factor-like protein 5A isoform X3 — protein: MNEVVHTSPTIGSNVEEIVVNNTRFLMWDIGGQESLRSSWNTYYTNTEFVIVVVDSTDRERISVTKEELYKMLAHEDLKKAGLLIFANKQDVKECMTVAEISQFLKLTSIKDHQWHIQACCALTGEGLCQGLEWMMSRLKIR